The segment TTTTATTTTATAATTTTTTTCATCGATAAGCACTTCGTAAGTACCCCATGGTCTATGAACAACCGTATGTGCATCAAGTATCGAAATCTCTGTTTTCTTTAGTTTATTTACCAGATCTTTTACCTTCTGTGTCTCCCCTTTTTTAGCAATCAATAGTGCATCCTTTGTATCCACCACAACGAAATCTTTCAAACCTATGGTGGATATAACTTTTTTATTATTGTCAGAATACAGAAAGTTTTCCTCCCCATCAATCTCCACAATCTTTTCCCTGTTTGTCTCAACCTCTTTTATCAAACTATCGAAACTTCCCACATCATTCCACTCAAACTCAGATAGTATTACTTTGATATTTTTACTTTTTTCCATTACAGCATAATCTACACTTATATCAGGTATCTTCTCCATGAAGGTATCTAATATTCTTTTTTGATTTCCGTTGATTTTTTTTGAATTTTCATACGCTTTTTTGGATGATTCGTATACTTCAGGGGCATGAGTTTTCAATTCCTCCAGATAGATCCCTGCTTTAAACATAAACATACCGCTATTCCACAAAAATAACGTTGGATGCTGAGTGGTGAATTTTGAGTTTTGATCTAAGTAGCTTATTGCTGTGTCCAAATCTGGTTTTTCATGAAATAATTCAACATTTAAAATTCCTGATTTTTCATTTATTTCAGACTTTGCCTGAATATATCCGTACCCTGTATTTGGACTATCGGGGGTAATGCCGAATGTCACAAGGTAACCTTCCTCTGCCAGATCCCTTCCTTTCTTTATAGCCTCTATATATTTATTTTCATTTTTTATCAAATGGTCACTTGGCGTAACAAAAAGGATCTCATTCTCGTCACTATCAAATGCACCAAATGCTATTGCTCCTGCTGTATTTCTCCCGAAAGGCTCGAGAATAAATGACACATTTTTCTGGTTTAATGAAAGATTTTCTTCCATCTGATCATTGGCCAAAAAATATTGGTCCTCATTTGAAATAATGAGAAAGCTCCTGCAGAATTTAAAATTTCTCTCAATAGTCATCTGAAAAAGAGACTTACCATTAAACAACTTCAAATATTGTTTTGGTAATAATCTTCTACTGAGGGGCCACAATCTTGTACCACTACCACCACTTAAAATCAGATTCTTCATAAAATCTCCCTTTTAAAATCTATAAACAATAAAAAAAGAATATTATATATTTTGAAAATGTCAATAAATTTTGAATTTTGAATGCTGAATTTTGAATGCTGAATGTTGAATGCTGAATGTTGAATGTTGAATTATGAATTGTAAAGCTGTTATAGAAAATTAACATATTGATAATAAAGAAATATATAAAGAAGTATCCCTTTTAAAACTAAAAAATTCTTTACTTTAAACAATTAATATGCTATAAGTAATTTCTATGTCCCCGTAGCTCAGCAGGATAGAGCAACAGATTCCTAATCTGTAGGTCGCACGTTCGAATCGTGTCGGGGACGCTTTTTTATTTCATATAAACTTAAAAATAAAAATTCAGCGGTGGAACCTCTTTTAAAATACCCAGCTCTTTTGCATACCTGTAATAAAGTAGCAGCCCCTTTATATGCTTATCTGTAAGATTATAATCGATTGTCTCCCAATAATCAATTATCTGATACGAAGTCAACCCTTCAAGCATATATCTGTCAATCAAAATAGAAAGATTATCCTTAGACCTGCACTTCACATCTATCAATACCTTAACAAACTCTTCAGCTTCGAGAACTTTCCCCCTATTCAAAAGCCAGAGGGCATACACAAAGGGGTAGCCAGTATTTTCATACCAGATCTTGCCAAGATCGAAAATATGAGAAAATTTACCGTTGTAATAGTTGAATAAAGCCCTATCACCAATATAGAGAAACGCATCTGCCCCATCCTCTTCATTTATAAACTCAGCTTCAACACCCCAGAATTTTTTCAATATGATCTTGAGTAAAATAACACTTGTGCCAGATTCGTCGGTGAGATAGATTTTAGAGCCATTTAATCCATCTTTAGGAAGATGAGAAAACAGCACTACACTCTTTACATAATTGATGGAGCTTATCGATATCTCAGGAATTATCAGAAACCTATCCGGATATTTCGCATAGATGATACTACTCAAAGCAGAGGTATCTATCACCCCTTCGATCATCATCCTATTAAGATAAGAAGGGACACCCCGTATGAAGTTGAACTCCGGCAGATTTAACTGCTTTAGATGATAAAAAATGGGATAAACATTTGCATACTGGATTTCACCTATATTTAACATTTACACCACCAAGAATTTAATCCCTATAACCACAAGCACCGTAGCCCCGAAAAGCTCAGCGTATTTACCTGTAAAATGTCTACTAATTTTCCCAAAATATACCCCCATCAATGTCCCGATGGCACACACAAAACCTATAATCAATGATGGAAAGATAATACTACCTTTGTAAAGGGCAAGTGAAACCCCCACCCCCAATGCATCCATACTTGTGGCAACGGAAAGCACCACGAGAGACCAGCCTCTGGTGGGATCGTTTAGCGAACACTTCTGTTCATCATCCTTGAATGACTCCTTTACCATTCGATAAGCTATATAAAAAAGTATGAGAGCAGCAATAATATTAATATTTCCAACCCACGTTAAAAGTATTCTACCCAAAAAAGACCCCAAAATAGGCATAATAAACTGAAAAAGTCCAAAATGCCAGCTAAGTCTGAAATAATGTCTTGGGGTATTGTAGCTACAACCTATCCCAAAGGCAACACTAAAAGCATCAACGCTCATCGCAACAGCAATAAGAAAAATCTCAATTATCGTAAGCATTAAAGAAGCACTCCAACAATCTGAGCCAGCAACATAGTAATGATAAGGGCAAAAGGGTAAGTGGAGGCATAGCTTATGGAAGGGTAATCAGATTTTGTAATTTCATTTGCCATCGTAAGTGTGGGTGTGGATGTCATCGCTCCGGCAAAAATACCAAAAACATCTATAATATTCAACTTAAAAAAATATCTCATCATAAACACAAAAATAATAAGAGTAAAAAGTATAGCGCCAACACATACATATATCGATAAAAGGCCGTGCTTTTGAATAGATTCCACCACAAACTTCCCGGAATTTGCCCCTATTACAGCCATAAAAATGAGTTGGCCAAGGGTCTTAAGAAGGGAAGTGGAATGGGGTGAAAGCTGCCAGACCAGCTTACCAGTTCTCCCCAAACGTCCCAGTATGACTGCAGTGATGAATACTCCACCCACAAAGCTTAAAGTAAAATCACCTAAAACAGGCAAGTTTATCGGTATCTTACCAATAAAGATACCCAGCACTATACCGATGGATATCGGCAGGAAATCCCCAGCAGGGTAAGCTAAAAGATTATTACCGATGTATTCAGTCACCGCATCTGCATTATTTTCTGGAACAGTAATATAAAGCTTATCCCCCAGCATCAGTGTCAATCCAGGATTTGGCTTGATATCGATCCCAGATCTCCTGATTTTCGTAATCACACCACCTAAGGCCTTTAATCTCTTTAGTTCACCAATCTTTTTACCAACCACCTGCTTTGAAGTGACAAGTAGCCGCAACACCTTCATATTATCGTGAAACTCCACAAACTCCTTTATCTCCTGTCCAAGCATCAATTGGGCGGTCTTTAACTCCTGATCAGTCCCCACGACCCTCAGTATATCACCTAATTCTATTATATTCCTATCCTGGGAGTTTTGTGATTTTTCTATCCTCTCTATAAAACAACCGGTCATAACTTCAAATTGCTCTTTTGTTATCTTTTCTCTGCTAAAATTCTCATTTGTCACTAAAAAATTTTTACCGCCCAACTTCTCATAGGATGATACGAGCTGATTTTCATAGAGAGAGACCTCATTTTGAATATTTATGCGAAAAATTGTCGGAATCAGTCTTACAAAAACAACACTGGATATGATCCCAAAAGGGTAAGTCAAACCGAAAAATACCGATGCCTGGCTGACATAATTATGCTCCAGAACAGCCGCAAGGGAAGGAGCGCTGGACATACTTCCGGTAAAAACACCAATCAAGGCACCTTTTGAAAAACCCAATAGTTTTCCTGATATAAATATCATTAAAAAGATAGAGCATATTATCCCTGTTGCCAGTATATTAAAAAATATCCCATTTTTCTTAAACGTTTCAAAGAAGAGTGGCCCCGTTTGTAGCCCCACCGCATACATGAAAAGAGCCAGACCAAAGTATTTAAAATCCTCAGGGAGTGTAACACCATAATACCCAGCAATTAGAGCCACCACTAAAATGGCTGATATATCAAGTGAAAACCCTCTAAATTTTACATTTCCCAAAAGATATCCAAGAGTAACAATTATAAAAAGGTGAAGTACAGTATCCAAATTAAATCTCTCCTACTCTGGGACTACTTCTTCTTACCAAGTTCTATAGATCTTCTGGTGGCGGTTTCAACTGCATTAATGAGGGTTGTTCTAAGTCCCCCCTGCTCCAGTGTATGTATCCCTGCTATCGCTGTGCCACCCGGCGATGTGACCATATCCTTTAGCGTACCTGGATGTAATCTCGTCTCGATCTGCAGTTTTGCAGCTCCAAGCACAGTCTGGGCAGCCAGCTTCATAGAGATATCCCTCGAAAGCCCCACCTTTACCCCAGCATCACTCAAAGCTTCTATTATCATAAAAATATAAGCAGGCCCGCTACCGGAAAGCCCAGTAACCGCATCCATCTGATATTCTTCAACAATTACAGATATACCCACTGCAGAAAATATCTCCTGTGCTACTTTCACATCCTCCTCGGTGGCATGTTCCCCGGGTGCTATCCCCGTCGCACCAGATAGAACCAGTGCCGGAGTATTTGGCATAGTACGGATAAAACGTACCTTTTTCCCCAATGTCTCCTCCACAAACTGAGAGGATATCCCGGCGGCAATCGAAATAAGCAATTTATTATCATTTACCCTTTCACTTATATCCCTGAGTACCTTTTCCATTATCTGAGGCTTCACAGATAAAACCACCACATCCACATCATCAACAAGTTTTTTATTGTCTTTGAATATGATATTAATTCCAAATTCATTGCTCAACTGCTCCAATTTATCCATATCCACATCGCTGGCGTATACACTCTCTGCCGGAATCTTCTCTGACTTTAAAAGCCCCTTAATGAGGGCTGTAGCCATATTTCCGGAACCGATGAATCCGATTTTTTTATTTTTCAACATCATTAGCCTCCAACCAATCTAATATCTTTTTATATATCTCTTCCTTCCTGGGGTTTAAACTACTCGATAAAATATGTTTTACTTTTGGATCGTCAATTAAAACAAGCTCTTTTGGAACTGAAACTTCATTATAAAATTTTACACTGCCACGGTAATTCACCACGTCATCAAACTTAGAATGAAAAAGAAGTATCGGTTTTTTTAGTAGATCCTTATGTTCCCATGTATACTCTATGAGATACTTCAGGTGTACCATCCCCTTAACAGACCTCTCCCCATAGTAATACTCTTTGAGGTTGGATGTGTCGGAATATTCCTTTTCTATACTATTTACAAAATACTGTGCTATTGGAACAAAGTCGAATCTTGAATCCAGAATATCAAGGGCTGGGGATAGAAGAACAACACCATCCAGATCATTGTAATACGCCACGTTTAGTGCCAGTAATCCACCCATCGACTGCCCTATTACAAAAAGCTTTTTACAGCTATTTTTCAGAGTAAAATATCCATATTTTAAAGAATCATACCAATCTCTGTAGGTTAACTTATCGAGATAAACCGATTTTGAACCATGCCCCACTACCCTTGAATTGTAAATGGTAAAACCTTTGCTATTTAGATACTCCCCAAGCTCCGACATCTCAAAAGGGGAGGCGGTGAAACCATGGATTAATAGAATCCCAACGTTGCGTTCACCCTTCTTAAATTCGGGCATATTTCTGCTATTCGATACCCCTTCAGATAAAGCCCTTTTCTTATCAATCGATACCAGCTCAGCTATATCAACATTTTTCAAATCAGGATATCTATCCAATCGGTAAGGTGGCTTTTTATTCATAAGCAACACCATTCCAAAAATAATTGCAAATAGTACCCACGGTAATATAAACCATCTCAGGATAACCTTTTTATTAGCCATTTAATTTTTACATTCTTTTTTAAATTTTTCTATATCTATACAATTCTTATCAGACTCAAGAACAAACTTTAAAAATGATTCCAAACGACTGAAAGTCCCCTCACTTATCACATGCTCCACTTTACAGGCATCATCCTCAGCCACCGAATATTCAACATCAAGGACATCTGTGAAAAATCTCGTGATTATTTTGTGTTTGTCGAGGAGGTTTTCCGCCAATTCTCTACCTTCACTGGTAAACTTTACCTCTCTGTATGGGGAATATTCCACAAGCCCCTTTTCGGATAAGATTTTTAAAGCATTTGTCACAGCTGGTTTTTTTACATTCAGTCTTTTGGCTATATCTGTCACCCTTGCGGAACCATGTTCCTTTTGGAGCATCAGAATCATCTCCAGATAGTCCTCAAGGCTTTTCGTCAGCTCTTCCATAATATCTCCAATGTTACATTACATTATTAATGAAAATTTATCAAATAATTTTTTCTGACATTCCATCGTAAAGCTCATCCATAAAATGATCCCTATTATGCTCATATTTTGGTGCAAAATGGAAAAATTTAACAAATTTTGATCCGGATCTGAAGAAAATCTCCTTTGCTATTGGTATTGTTAGATGGGCTTTTTCAATAGCATGAACAATATCAAACTTACTAAACATAGCTTCAATAAGAAGAATATAACTGTTTTTTGCAAAATCCACGGCTTTTCTGAAATTCTCATAAGTAGGCGCTATGTCGGTGATAAAAGTTATGTCCTGAGGTTCAGAATATATTACAAGCTCCTTTTCAAGATCCGCCACGTTGTACAACTTCCCATCCACTTCGATATCACCTGTATTTTTACCACTGATCAACCTATCTTTCAGCGCTGTAAGCCACGGACCAGCTTTAAGATTTAACTTTTCAAGCACATTCTTTTTTATATTTATATGCACAGGCTCTTTAATACGATAACCAATAGAGATAGTCTTGTGATCAAAAAAGCAATAGTCAAACTGGAAACGATCCCCCAGAAGTTCCTCCTTCGGAACCTCCTTTTCATACTCAGGTACAAATCCGTTTAATGCAGAAAAAACCGCTTTTTTGATATTTTTTACTCCCAACTCATAAACCTCGATTGTAAGTGGATAGCTTTTGATAAGATTCCATGTATAGCCGTCAAGCTTACCTTTTACATTATTGATAAAATTGGGAGGGCCATAAAATCTTATCGGCTTTTCCGACCTCAAACACCCCCTCAATATCCTATCAAAACCGTAAAAGTGATCCATATGGGTATGAGAAACAAATACATCCCTCACATCAAGCAGTTCACTATTTGTAATATCCCCCAGCCTGCCGCAATCAAACAGAAATGCATCTTTTTTGTATATATTCCTCACAAAAAATGCAGTATCATCAAACGGAGAATTCACCCTCTTTATAAGATAATTATTTCTCATAACATCCTTTCAATTGGGATATTATATCAAAGGCATTTTGATCAGGTTCACCAGTGGTAACAATGGTAAGGTCAGCCCCTATATCTTCAAATTCTTTTTTCTGTTTTTCATAGATCTCAGGCCTACCATCCGAAACTGAATCCTTCTCAAACCTCTTATCCAATCTCTGGTAGATAATTTCATCCGGTGCAGTAAATTTTACTTTTAGAGGTTCACCTTTAAAAATACTCAAAAATTCTTTCAGGAAACGTTTCTTCGAAAAGCTCGCATCCACCACCACCATTCTGCAATTGTTCAACGATTTATTGGCAAGATCCGCCAGCGTACGATAAACCCTCTCCGTCATCTGATCTGAATACAATCCTTCATTATAGCCATCAAAGACCCTATCTGTGGGCTTTACCCCAGCAAGTTCTTTTCTTACCACATCACTGTTTAGATATTTTGCCGCATATCTCTTCGAAAAAAACTTACCATTTTTACTTTTTCCAGAAGCTATCATTCCGTAGAATATCATCGACTTTGTATCAAACATATTCACCGCATAAGACAATGCAAGATCAGCCATCCTTTTGACTTCAGTAAGTTTATCCTGGTAAAGTTCCCAGCTTTCATCTTTTCCATCAAGCATAAAACAACCCACTTTAAAACGAACAAAAGCTCTGTAACATTTATAAAAATTTATCAAACGCTTACTATCATCATCGTCATAGATCGACATAAAACCAGAAAGGAGGCTATCTGATATATCAACGTACCCCATATAATCTGTCTCCATACACAAAAATACAAAATCTGACACAACATCGTTGTATCTAAATCTCTTGTTAAACTCGATACAATCTATCAAACCGATATCGTCCCCATCAAAATAAACATGCTCCGCCCTCAGATCCCCATGACCATCTATGACGTACCCTTTTTCAAGCCTTCGTTCGAATAGTTGTTTATTTTCGTCTAAAAACTTCATGGTGGTCTTCTTGATGAACTGGTAATCTGATTCCGGAATAAACATATTCACATACTTAGAGGTCTGATCGAAATTCTCCTCACAATTTTTCCTCACAATCTCATATGAACCGTTCTCTTTCGCTGTGGCATAATCTGTTTTTATATTTTTAAAGAGAATGGCAATCTGTCTACCGATATTAAAACCTTTTTCCTCTGTGATCTCACCATTTTTCAGTTTCGTGGAGAAAAAGTCTTTATCATCAAGTCGCCTCATCTTTACGAGATATTCCACAGTAGGCAATGTATTTTCTATAGAAACAATGTCAAAACCCTTATTTTTTCTAACTACTTTCAGCAAATCAAGATAAACCCCTTTTGAAAACCTCTCATTGAGCTCTTTTTCAAGATAACAGTAGCTTCTTCTGTACTGGGACAGTGTAAAATCAAGAAAGCCATAGTTAACGGCCTTTTTCATCTTATAAACATCGTCACCCTTTATAAATACGTATGAAATATGGGTTTCAATTATCTTATCAGGTCTTATTAGATCTTTTACTATAATAGCATTTGGACTCAGATCTTTCATAAACGCTCCTATCTGTCTTAATTAAATAGTTTTAACTTTTTTTTTAAAATATTTCAACAACCAGAAAAGTGGAATATCTAAATTTTACATTCTAAAAATTAATTTCATCAGGAGGAATTTTTATAAATATCCCGTGATATAGATCGGCAGGAAATTCTATATCTTTTTGTCAATTAAGCTTTCAATTTCCTTATGAGTATAATTAAATCTGTTACTTACAACAACTTTTCTATTGGTGGATTCTATATCATCCCTTATCCTTTTTTTCATCTCGTTTAGATATATGTTCAGATTATTGTTAATTATATTAAGATTCGTAGCAATATCTTCATATGGTTCATCTTTTAATATCGAAATAAGCTGGTCTAAAAAATTAAAATATATGGTTAATAATTCTTCAACCTTTTCGTATTCTGAAGTGGATCTGATTTTGAACGCTAATTCACTTATCTGATTTAATAATATTTCAGCTTCCTTTCTCATGCATCAGTAATACTTAAATCAGGCGTAAAGGTCAATGATATTTTTTGAATCTGAAATCTTTGGGGCAGATTGTATGAGCTTCATCACCTCTGCACCCTGCTGTTTTTGCAGATCCAGGGCAGCTTTAGCCATCTTTACACCATAGGCATACTGATACTGTGAAAGTTTCATGTTGCTTGCTGCTTCAATGTTCATAATTTTTCTCCATATTATTCAAAAGGATAGAACCTCAAAACCTTATTGGGATCAGCTTTTTTATGGGCATCAAGCACTTTTGGTAGATCTCCTTTAAACAGCCTTTTAAGCTCCTCAATATGCCTGTTTGCCTCTTCCTGATCCCGTATAAAACCACTTTTAGAAGCCAGAATATTCTCTTCCCTCACCTTTAGAAAGTTTATAAGCGTATTATCCGCCTTTTTCTGAAGAGATCCCTCCTGTTTGGATGAACCTTCAGTGGAAGAGCTTTTAGGTGGGGAGCTCTTTTTATCCAGCTTTAGCAGCCTATCCTTCAGACTAATTATGGAATTGCCGTCACCAATTACCATAATTTAACCTGCCACGTTTAATTTTATATTATCCACCTTTTGTTGATTATTAACAGTTTGTTTCTCAAGCTCCTCCTGAGTCACCACCTCTTTCCAGGCATCTCTTAATGTTTTCAGAATCCCCAGAACTGGTGTCAGTTTCTCCGCATCTTTAGTCTTATTTGCCTCCACAAGCTGCCATATGGCAAAGTCGTAAAGTTTGAAGAGATTTTCAGCTATCTCCCCTGCTTCCATA is part of the Calditerrivibrio nitroreducens DSM 19672 genome and harbors:
- a CDS encoding mannose-1-phosphate guanylyltransferase/mannose-6-phosphate isomerase is translated as MKNLILSGGSGTRLWPLSRRLLPKQYLKLFNGKSLFQMTIERNFKFCRSFLIISNEDQYFLANDQMEENLSLNQKNVSFILEPFGRNTAGAIAFGAFDSDENEILFVTPSDHLIKNENKYIEAIKKGRDLAEEGYLVTFGITPDSPNTGYGYIQAKSEINEKSGILNVELFHEKPDLDTAISYLDQNSKFTTQHPTLFLWNSGMFMFKAGIYLEELKTHAPEVYESSKKAYENSKKINGNQKRILDTFMEKIPDISVDYAVMEKSKNIKVILSEFEWNDVGSFDSLIKEVETNREKIVEIDGEENFLYSDNNKKVISTIGLKDFVVVDTKDALLIAKKGETQKVKDLVNKLKKTEISILDAHTVVHRPWGTYEVLIDEKNYKIKRIVVKPGKRLSLQKHFHRNEHWIVVSGTAEVQVGEKVYLVRPNESTYIKMGEVHRLGNPGKIPVVLIEAQVGEYTGEDDIVRIEDDFYRGN
- a CDS encoding menaquinone biosynthetic enzyme MqnA/MqnD family protein, whose amino-acid sequence is MLNIGEIQYANVYPIFYHLKQLNLPEFNFIRGVPSYLNRMMIEGVIDTSALSSIIYAKYPDRFLIIPEISISSINYVKSVVLFSHLPKDGLNGSKIYLTDESGTSVILLKIILKKFWGVEAEFINEEDGADAFLYIGDRALFNYYNGKFSHIFDLGKIWYENTGYPFVYALWLLNRGKVLEAEEFVKVLIDVKCRSKDNLSILIDRYMLEGLTSYQIIDYWETIDYNLTDKHIKGLLLYYRYAKELGILKEVPPLNFYF
- a CDS encoding manganese efflux pump MntP, with the translated sequence MLTIIEIFLIAVAMSVDAFSVAFGIGCSYNTPRHYFRLSWHFGLFQFIMPILGSFLGRILLTWVGNINIIAALILFYIAYRMVKESFKDDEQKCSLNDPTRGWSLVVLSVATSMDALGVGVSLALYKGSIIFPSLIIGFVCAIGTLMGVYFGKISRHFTGKYAELFGATVLVVIGIKFLVV
- a CDS encoding aspartate:alanine exchanger family transporter — its product is MDTVLHLFIIVTLGYLLGNVKFRGFSLDISAILVVALIAGYYGVTLPEDFKYFGLALFMYAVGLQTGPLFFETFKKNGIFFNILATGIICSIFLMIFISGKLLGFSKGALIGVFTGSMSSAPSLAAVLEHNYVSQASVFFGLTYPFGIISSVVFVRLIPTIFRINIQNEVSLYENQLVSSYEKLGGKNFLVTNENFSREKITKEQFEVMTGCFIERIEKSQNSQDRNIIELGDILRVVGTDQELKTAQLMLGQEIKEFVEFHDNMKVLRLLVTSKQVVGKKIGELKRLKALGGVITKIRRSGIDIKPNPGLTLMLGDKLYITVPENNADAVTEYIGNNLLAYPAGDFLPISIGIVLGIFIGKIPINLPVLGDFTLSFVGGVFITAVILGRLGRTGKLVWQLSPHSTSLLKTLGQLIFMAVIGANSGKFVVESIQKHGLLSIYVCVGAILFTLIIFVFMMRYFFKLNIIDVFGIFAGAMTSTPTLTMANEITKSDYPSISYASTYPFALIITMLLAQIVGVLL
- the proC gene encoding pyrroline-5-carboxylate reductase is translated as MLKNKKIGFIGSGNMATALIKGLLKSEKIPAESVYASDVDMDKLEQLSNEFGINIIFKDNKKLVDDVDVVVLSVKPQIMEKVLRDISERVNDNKLLISIAAGISSQFVEETLGKKVRFIRTMPNTPALVLSGATGIAPGEHATEEDVKVAQEIFSAVGISVIVEEYQMDAVTGLSGSGPAYIFMIIEALSDAGVKVGLSRDISMKLAAQTVLGAAKLQIETRLHPGTLKDMVTSPGGTAIAGIHTLEQGGLRTTLINAVETATRRSIELGKKK
- a CDS encoding alpha/beta hydrolase, with the protein product MNKKPPYRLDRYPDLKNVDIAELVSIDKKRALSEGVSNSRNMPEFKKGERNVGILLIHGFTASPFEMSELGEYLNSKGFTIYNSRVVGHGSKSVYLDKLTYRDWYDSLKYGYFTLKNSCKKLFVIGQSMGGLLALNVAYYNDLDGVVLLSPALDILDSRFDFVPIAQYFVNSIEKEYSDTSNLKEYYYGERSVKGMVHLKYLIEYTWEHKDLLKKPILLFHSKFDDVVNYRGSVKFYNEVSVPKELVLIDDPKVKHILSSSLNPRKEEIYKKILDWLEANDVEK
- a CDS encoding metal-dependent transcriptional regulator → MEELTKSLEDYLEMILMLQKEHGSARVTDIAKRLNVKKPAVTNALKILSEKGLVEYSPYREVKFTSEGRELAENLLDKHKIITRFFTDVLDVEYSVAEDDACKVEHVISEGTFSRLESFLKFVLESDKNCIDIEKFKKECKN
- a CDS encoding ribonuclease Z — protein: MRNNYLIKRVNSPFDDTAFFVRNIYKKDAFLFDCGRLGDITNSELLDVRDVFVSHTHMDHFYGFDRILRGCLRSEKPIRFYGPPNFINNVKGKLDGYTWNLIKSYPLTIEVYELGVKNIKKAVFSALNGFVPEYEKEVPKEELLGDRFQFDYCFFDHKTISIGYRIKEPVHINIKKNVLEKLNLKAGPWLTALKDRLISGKNTGDIEVDGKLYNVADLEKELVIYSEPQDITFITDIAPTYENFRKAVDFAKNSYILLIEAMFSKFDIVHAIEKAHLTIPIAKEIFFRSGSKFVKFFHFAPKYEHNRDHFMDELYDGMSEKII
- a CDS encoding AAA family ATPase, with translation MKDLSPNAIIVKDLIRPDKIIETHISYVFIKGDDVYKMKKAVNYGFLDFTLSQYRRSYCYLEKELNERFSKGVYLDLLKVVRKNKGFDIVSIENTLPTVEYLVKMRRLDDKDFFSTKLKNGEITEEKGFNIGRQIAILFKNIKTDYATAKENGSYEIVRKNCEENFDQTSKYVNMFIPESDYQFIKKTTMKFLDENKQLFERRLEKGYVIDGHGDLRAEHVYFDGDDIGLIDCIEFNKRFRYNDVVSDFVFLCMETDYMGYVDISDSLLSGFMSIYDDDDSKRLINFYKCYRAFVRFKVGCFMLDGKDESWELYQDKLTEVKRMADLALSYAVNMFDTKSMIFYGMIASGKSKNGKFFSKRYAAKYLNSDVVRKELAGVKPTDRVFDGYNEGLYSDQMTERVYRTLADLANKSLNNCRMVVVDASFSKKRFLKEFLSIFKGEPLKVKFTAPDEIIYQRLDKRFEKDSVSDGRPEIYEKQKKEFEDIGADLTIVTTGEPDQNAFDIISQLKGCYEK
- a CDS encoding putative motility protein is translated as MNIEAASNMKLSQYQYAYGVKMAKAALDLQKQQGAEVMKLIQSAPKISDSKNIIDLYA
- the fliS gene encoding flagellar export chaperone FliS, which gives rise to MYQQAQKTYLKNEIEGATKGKLVLLLYDGAIKFINMAVKGIEEKNIVAAHENIIKAENILYELLSTLNMEAGEIAENLFKLYDFAIWQLVEANKTKDAEKLTPVLGILKTLRDAWKEVVTQEELEKQTVNNQQKVDNIKLNVAG